One genomic region from Portunus trituberculatus isolate SZX2019 chromosome 3, ASM1759143v1, whole genome shotgun sequence encodes:
- the LOC123509720 gene encoding early nodulin-12B-like, with the protein MRRFLSNQQEMSQANLAKEVLREIPAQLLSYMRHIHAVKTSPDFRTSPYTSGHPIQGPHHTRTSMTRNPPTYKDNPYKDPIQEPPYKDHPIQEPPYKDHPIQEPPYKDHPIQEPPYKDHPIQEPLYKDHPIQEPPYKDLHSRTFMQRPPYKEPPFKDPPPYKDPL; encoded by the exons ATGCGCCGGTTCCTCAGTAACCAGCAGGAGATGTCTCAAGCAAACCTAGCGAAGGAGGTACTGCGAGAGATCCCTGCCCAGCTGCTCTCCTACATGCGACACATCCATGCTGTCAA GACCTCCCCAGACTTCAGGACCTCCCCATACACTTCAGGACACCCCATACAAGGACCCCACCATACAAGGACCTCTATGACAAGGAACCCTCCTACATACAAGGACAACCCATACAAGGACCCCATTCAAGAACCCCCATACAAAGACCACCCCATTCAAGAACCCCCATACAAAGACCACCCCATTCAAGAACCCCCATACAAAGACCACCCCATTCAAGAACCTCCATACAAAGACCACCCCATTCAAGAACCCCTATACAAAGACCACCCCATTCAAGAACCCCCATACAAAGACCTCCATTCAAGAACCTTCATGCAAAGACCCCCATACAAAGAACCCCCATTCAAGGACCCTCCCCCTTACAAAGACCCCTTATGA
- the LOC123509429 gene encoding uncharacterized protein LOC123509429: protein MPHLPTGQSEHPSLIDVVQLDVTSEGAVQAAAQHIQQTHGKALDLLINCSAILSPSGRGETSLRDVSMKECTTRGGVYDEGQGRVMPAIPKHGASKSRASVRRWSTTRHKSGTGVPTTAQLRITNFVEAHVFHSLQKMTQTEEACGSAQVLPLLEGEPNQRVLTPSTCGRKLALLALEDTNCLRLSWRNWTLPLTSSDLATLGVIQGGRTGQDSLASSNLT, encoded by the exons TCGGAACACCCAAGCCTCATTGATGTAGTGCAGCTTGATGTGACGAGTGAGGGGGCAGTGCAGGCAGCCGCTCAACACATACAGCAGACCCATGGCAAGGCACTGGACCTTCTCATCAACTGCAGTGCCATTCTCAGCCCCTCAGGACGTGGCGAGACCAGCCTGAGAGACGTTTCCATGAAG GAGTGTACAACAAGGGGCGGTGTATACGACGAGGGACAAGGTCGGGTCATGCCGGCCATCCCTAAACATGGAGCAAGCAAGTCTCGGGCGTCAGTCAGGAGGTGGAGCACGACCCGCCACAAATCTGGCACAGGCGTCCCTACAACTGCGCAACTGCGCATTACCAACTTCGTGGAGGCGCATGTGTTTCACTCTCTTCAGAAGATGACGCAGACCGAGGAGGCGTGTGGTTCGGCACAG GTCCTGCCACTACTGGAGGGAGAACCAAACCAGCGTGTCCTAACACCCTCAACCTGCGGCAGGAAACTGGCTCTTCTTGCACTGGAAGACACAAACTGTCTGCGCCTTTCATGGAGGAATTGGACCCTGCCTCTCACCAGCTCTGACCTGGCAACACTCGGCGTcatccagggagggaggacaggacaggacagccttgcttcatctaacctaacctaa